From one Cyanobacterium stanieri PCC 7202 genomic stretch:
- a CDS encoding protein of unknown function DUF29 (PFAM: Domain of unknown function DUF29~InterPro IPR002636~KEGG: npu:Npun_F0908 hypothetical protein~PFAM: protein of unknown function DUF29~SPTR: Putative uncharacterized protein), translated as MEELLTLRQYIQQKKYDQALKLVAELEEMSKEDKLNKIYSYTVILLIHLIKQKAEKRTTRSWDFSIYNFTKEIKRINKRRKSGGFYANQEELIEILMDAFDTAIRKASLEAFEGKYSPEELLAKIDSDEIQYQALKLIEDE; from the coding sequence ATGGAAGAATTATTAACCTTACGTCAATATATCCAACAAAAAAAATATGATCAAGCCCTTAAGTTAGTCGCCGAATTGGAAGAAATGTCAAAGGAAGATAAATTAAATAAGATTTACAGTTATACGGTCATTTTACTAATTCATTTAATTAAACAAAAAGCCGAAAAAAGAACTACTCGCTCTTGGGATTTTTCCATTTATAATTTCACAAAAGAAATAAAAAGAATTAACAAAAGACGGAAATCAGGAGGTTTTTATGCCAATCAAGAAGAGTTGATCGAAATATTAATGGACGCTTTTGATACTGCCATCAGAAAAGCCTCCCTCGAAGCCTTTGAAGGAAAATATAGCCCTGAAGAATTATTAGCAAAAATTGATTCTGATGAGATTCAGTATCAAGCCTTAAAGTTGATAGAAGATGAATAA
- a CDS encoding protein of unknown function DUF820 (PFAM: Protein of unknown function (DUF820)~InterPro IPR008538~KEGG: cyc:PCC7424_1433 protein of unknown function DUF820~PFAM: protein of unknown function DUF820~SPTR: Putative uncharacterized protein): MKTLVKWDITEYHKMIEIGILKNKNCELINGEIITVSPELPIHYNTTKRSANYLKQLLKDKADVRFNGPVTLANSEPEPDIAIVKLPESKYDQHHPYPDDIYWLIEVANSSLSKDLTLKKQIYAGANILEYWVLNLQKQELIIFQQPEGNDYLKEIIVNDAIVHPLAFPEVDIIVNKLFNC; encoded by the coding sequence ATGAAAACTTTAGTGAAATGGGATATTACCGAATATCATAAAATGATAGAAATAGGTATTTTAAAGAATAAAAATTGTGAACTAATTAATGGGGAAATTATTACTGTGAGTCCTGAATTACCTATTCACTATAACACCACAAAAAGAAGTGCTAATTATCTTAAACAACTATTAAAAGATAAAGCGGATGTGCGTTTTAATGGCCCTGTTACTTTAGCTAACTCTGAGCCTGAACCTGATATTGCCATCGTAAAACTTCCCGAATCTAAATATGATCAACATCACCCTTACCCTGATGATATTTACTGGTTAATTGAAGTGGCCAATAGTAGTTTAAGTAAAGACTTAACCCTAAAAAAACAGATTTATGCGGGGGCAAATATTTTAGAGTATTGGGTTTTGAATTTACAAAAACAAGAATTAATTATTTTTCAGCAGCCTGAAGGGAATGATTATTTAAAAGAAATTATAGTTAATGATGCGATCGTTCACCCTTTAGCATTTCCAGAAGTAGATATTATCGTTAATAAGTTATTTAATTGTTAG
- a CDS encoding hypothetical protein (COGs: COG3914 O-linked N-acetylglucosamine transferase SPINDLY family~KEGG: cyc:PCC7424_0256 hypothetical protein~SPTR: Putative uncharacterized protein): MNSWHFSVIDYLKQENYQEVINIYENIIENNPEEIDNYWFLGLAYLLNKEPDQAQAIWFIPLANGDEDEIEKWTTELIVILQIELITQEHKKNYELLWLISRSIQELDPHNIENILSVLKLSTIINTFDNRLISESGIIDFLQNEKTKQVDLNYLLSVLESILNIPTKESILFAESCLIYTNCNPVFLEKIKLVAHAMGIDKNRLNYAIDLLKCVLNYSPEDVETYVRISYFYSIKNQLLKAIEIAEIPVVTRVGEQFAARNSYTYMMNAGITEGIAWSEEEYIEWGIKFGTDENLRKEVSWKLRQSKKNSPLWDAKQFTKDMEKAYQQMWEIYVNSKA; encoded by the coding sequence ATGAATAGTTGGCATTTTTCGGTAATAGATTATCTAAAACAAGAAAACTATCAAGAAGTAATTAATATATACGAAAATATTATTGAAAACAATCCTGAAGAGATTGATAATTATTGGTTTTTAGGATTAGCATACTTACTAAATAAAGAACCAGATCAAGCTCAGGCAATTTGGTTTATTCCATTGGCTAATGGAGATGAAGATGAAATAGAAAAGTGGACAACAGAATTAATAGTTATCTTACAAATAGAACTTATTACCCAAGAACATAAAAAAAACTATGAGTTATTATGGTTAATTTCTCGCTCTATTCAAGAACTAGATCCCCATAATATAGAAAACATACTATCAGTTTTAAAGCTATCTACCATCATAAATACTTTTGATAATAGATTAATTAGCGAATCAGGAATTATAGATTTTCTACAAAACGAAAAAACTAAGCAAGTAGATTTAAACTATTTATTATCAGTATTAGAAAGTATATTAAACATACCAACGAAAGAAAGTATCCTTTTTGCAGAAAGCTGTTTGATCTATACTAATTGTAATCCTGTTTTTTTAGAAAAAATAAAGTTAGTTGCTCATGCAATGGGTATTGACAAAAATAGACTCAATTACGCCATAGACTTATTAAAATGCGTATTAAACTACAGCCCAGAAGACGTAGAAACTTATGTTAGAATATCATATTTTTATAGCATCAAAAATCAACTATTAAAAGCAATAGAAATAGCAGAAATCCCCGTAGTCACCCGAGTAGGGGAACAATTCGCCGCCCGTAACAGTTATACCTATATGATGAATGCAGGTATCACCGAAGGCATCGCCTGGAGTGAAGAGGAATATATAGAATGGGGTATCAAATTCGGCACTGATGAAAACCTACGCAAAGAAGTAAGCTGGAAATTAAGACAATCCAAGAAAAACTCTCCCCTATGGGATGCCAAACAGTTTACAAAAGATATGGAAAAAGCCTATCAACAAATGTGGGAAATTTATGTTAACAGCAAAGCATAA
- a CDS encoding Tetratricopeptide TPR_1 repeat-containing protein (PFAM: Tetratricopeptide repeat~COGs: COG3914 O-linked N-acetylglucosamine transferase SPINDLY family~InterPro IPR019734:IPR013026:IPR001440~KEGG: ava:Ava_0348 TPR repeat-containing protein~PFAM: Tetratricopeptide TPR_1 repeat-containing protein~SPTR: Tetratricopeptide repeat domain protein) has protein sequence MNHNQEQPNQIAQNYIRQKQFDKAITYLENIIETNHDQYEYYYYYLGLSYLLKEDSETAESIWMTALLDSNDFDTQRENLLTILNTEGTYFIDQNHLKEAFGIYYQMYELIHDEEKPKQGWAHYYNNIGRVFHKLSNTDNALKAYHSALELDDTFISVKINLGILYSTTKDLKKAEYYFREVIKLDPNNSLAYNRLFFLLDGQLRDQESIELATKLSQTFPDNLFWKLIINLQLPALYNNQDEVLPWRHKWTQGLEKLIKEIDFSQTTQQDVSALSGHTNFRLAYQGLNDIDLQKKYGSFVYEIVKSNFPNFVKLPDKPHKNHNEKIKIGYISNCFRSHTVGKLSRGWFEKYNRDQFEVHCYFINLNRDTFTHWIEEQCDHFHYLPLNVETIAKKIQEDNLDILVVMEIGMHPMMNLIGSLRLAPIQCTTWLHPITSGLVNIDYFLSSDLMEPDNAQSHYSEKLIRLPNIGISYPKPEIPITTKSKQDFGLADNKISYLCCQSLFKYLPRHDYLIPSIAHKLPSAQFVFMERPNAEFANRFKQRLQKSFDTFNLNVDDYCVFVPSLSQQEYFELNLVCDIFLDSLAWSGGNTTLEALACGLPVVTYPCEFMRGRHSYGIMKMIGITETIASSEQEYIDIAVELGKNTSWRNQLIEKIKNNHDNLYDDWECIKGLETFYQSVVKKHE, from the coding sequence ATGAACCATAACCAAGAACAACCGAACCAAATAGCTCAAAACTACATCCGTCAAAAACAATTCGACAAAGCCATCACTTACCTAGAAAACATCATTGAAACCAATCATGATCAGTATGAATACTACTACTATTACTTAGGTTTAAGCTACCTATTAAAGGAAGACTCAGAAACCGCCGAATCCATCTGGATGACTGCCCTACTCGATAGTAATGATTTTGATACTCAACGAGAAAACCTATTAACAATTCTGAATACAGAAGGCACTTATTTTATAGATCAAAACCATCTAAAAGAGGCTTTCGGTATATATTATCAAATGTATGAATTAATTCATGACGAAGAAAAGCCAAAACAGGGTTGGGCTCATTATTACAATAATATAGGACGAGTATTTCATAAATTAAGCAATACTGATAATGCCCTTAAAGCCTATCATTCTGCCCTCGAACTTGATGATACATTTATCTCTGTCAAAATAAATCTTGGGATTTTATATTCGACCACCAAAGACTTAAAAAAAGCAGAATATTACTTTCGTGAAGTAATAAAATTAGATCCTAATAACTCCTTGGCATATAATCGCTTATTTTTTTTATTAGATGGACAATTAAGAGATCAAGAATCCATAGAACTCGCCACAAAATTATCCCAAACTTTTCCTGATAACCTATTCTGGAAATTAATAATTAATCTACAACTACCAGCTTTATACAACAATCAAGACGAAGTTTTACCATGGCGCCATAAATGGACTCAAGGGCTAGAAAAACTAATCAAAGAGATAGATTTCAGCCAAACCACACAGCAAGATGTCAGCGCCTTATCAGGTCATACCAATTTTCGATTAGCGTATCAAGGCTTAAATGATATTGACTTACAAAAAAAATATGGTTCTTTTGTCTATGAAATTGTGAAATCAAATTTTCCCAACTTTGTGAAGCTACCAGACAAACCACACAAAAATCACAACGAAAAAATTAAAATCGGCTATATATCCAACTGTTTCCGTAGTCATACAGTGGGTAAATTATCCCGTGGATGGTTTGAAAAATATAATCGAGATCAATTTGAAGTCCATTGCTATTTTATCAATCTTAATCGAGATACTTTTACCCATTGGATAGAAGAACAATGCGATCATTTCCATTATCTTCCCCTGAATGTAGAAACCATTGCCAAAAAAATACAGGAAGATAACTTAGATATTTTAGTAGTCATGGAAATTGGTATGCACCCCATGATGAATCTAATCGGAAGTTTACGCCTAGCACCCATTCAATGTACTACATGGTTACATCCTATTACTTCTGGGCTAGTAAACATAGATTACTTTTTATCCAGTGATTTAATGGAACCCGACAACGCCCAAAGCCATTATTCCGAAAAATTAATTCGCTTACCCAATATTGGTATTTCCTATCCCAAACCAGAAATTCCCATCACCACTAAATCAAAACAAGATTTTGGTTTAGCAGATAATAAAATTAGTTATTTATGCTGTCAAAGTTTATTCAAATACCTACCCCGTCACGATTATCTTATCCCCTCTATTGCCCATAAATTACCATCAGCCCAATTTGTTTTTATGGAGCGCCCTAATGCTGAATTCGCCAATAGATTTAAACAAAGATTACAAAAATCATTTGATACTTTTAATCTCAATGTTGATGATTATTGCGTCTTTGTACCTTCTCTATCACAACAAGAATACTTTGAATTAAATTTAGTCTGTGATATTTTCCTAGATAGTCTAGCATGGTCAGGGGGTAATACAACATTAGAGGCTCTAGCTTGTGGTTTACCCGTTGTCACCTATCCTTGTGAATTTATGAGAGGCAGACATAGTTACGGAATTATGAAAATGATTGGCATAACAGAAACCATTGCTTCCTCAGAACAAGAGTATATCGATATTGCCGTAGAATTAGGCAAAAATACATCCTGGCGGAATCAACTTATAGAAAAAATCAAAAATAATCATGATAATTTATATGATGATTGGGAATGTATTAAAGGATTAGAAACTTTTTATCAGAGTGTGGTTAAAAAACATGAATAG
- a CDS encoding hypothetical protein (KEGG: cyn:Cyan7425_0935 hypothetical protein~SPTR: Putative uncharacterized protein) → MNKTLKNINYLSLISPLVLIILCVLSIGQLQKPLLTRQIDLTPQDIQQQETLTRTQLHLIQTLPTIGYDNIIAGWNFLNFVQYFGDGNARDITGYSLVPEYYRIIVNKDPRFVTSYLFLDTATSLFAGRPDISVELMEQGLQHLSPEIPSAYLVWTYKGINELLFLGRTQDAKQSYQTASEWAKIENTETSIAIRQRALETAQFLENNPDSRSARASAWMMILGNAREEEVRQLALQQLDELGAQITIDGNNLSVTIPQDDP, encoded by the coding sequence ATGAACAAAACCTTAAAAAATATTAACTATCTCTCCCTCATTTCCCCCTTAGTATTAATCATCCTTTGTGTACTGAGCATCGGTCAACTTCAAAAACCCCTGCTAACTAGACAAATAGACCTCACCCCCCAAGACATCCAACAACAAGAAACCCTCACCCGAACCCAACTCCACCTCATCCAAACACTACCCACCATCGGCTACGACAACATCATCGCAGGTTGGAACTTCCTCAACTTCGTTCAATACTTCGGCGACGGCAACGCACGAGACATTACAGGTTATAGCCTCGTACCCGAATATTATCGAATCATCGTCAACAAAGATCCCCGCTTCGTCACCTCCTACCTCTTCCTCGACACCGCCACCTCCCTATTTGCCGGGCGCCCCGACATCAGCGTAGAACTCATGGAACAAGGCTTACAACACCTCTCCCCCGAAATTCCCTCCGCCTATCTAGTCTGGACATACAAAGGCATTAACGAACTCTTATTTTTAGGCAGAACCCAAGACGCAAAACAATCCTACCAAACCGCCTCAGAGTGGGCAAAAATCGAAAACACCGAAACCAGCATCGCCATCAGACAAAGAGCCTTAGAAACAGCCCAATTCCTCGAAAACAACCCCGACAGTCGCTCCGCCCGTGCCAGCGCTTGGATGATGATTCTCGGCAACGCCCGAGAAGAAGAAGTACGCCAACTCGCCCTCCAGCAACTAGACGAACTTGGCGCCCAAATCACCATCGACGGCAACAACCTCTCCGTCACCATCCCCCAAGATGATCCCTAA